One part of the Desulfonema ishimotonii genome encodes these proteins:
- a CDS encoding TetR/AcrR family transcriptional regulator, with product MPSGNMKETIRAVAVDLFFKKGYFATSISEIARGSGIQKASIYYHYASKEELLFSILEATMDDLTACLKSGLSGAGGLKSRCGPQSAVTSVFTWSGKRRTLLPTVSCGA from the coding sequence ATGCCATCGGGCAATATGAAAGAGACCATACGGGCTGTTGCCGTGGACCTGTTTTTCAAAAAGGGATATTTCGCGACCAGCATCAGCGAAATTGCCCGTGGAAGCGGTATTCAGAAGGCAAGCATCTATTACCATTATGCCAGCAAGGAAGAGCTGCTGTTCAGCATTCTGGAGGCGACGATGGATGACCTGACCGCCTGCCTGAAATCAGGCCTTTCGGGTGCCGGGGGGTTGAAGAGCAGATGCGGACCGCAGTCCGCAGTCACGTCTGTTTTCACCTGGAGCGGCAAAAGGAGAACTTTATTGCCAACAGTGAGCTGCGGGGCCTGA
- a CDS encoding AMP-binding protein translates to MQLPQYDVGKTTIGQLVDIVAEQFGESRALEYHSMGLSYTYREFREVCNDAARGFMALGIEKGEHIAMWANNVPEWVYSQFGTGKMGAVLVTVNTNYRSFELEYLMKQSDATTLLLIGGVREADEYLKVIYEVCPELRTCAPGKLESAKLPRLRNVVFIGEEKHPGMFTWAEIVEMGKAVTDDELKARQASLDPDDVINMQYTSGTTGFPKGVMLTHTNLIGNARSLGECMRLSSKDVMCIPVPFFHCFGCVLGTLTCVVSASAMAPVVAFTPAAVLETVQASGCTALHGVPTMFIAELEEMKKKHYDTSRLRTGIMAGSPCPIEVMKQVVSDMGASEMTIVYGQTEASPGITQTRTSDSLERRVSTVGRALPEVEVRIADPVTGDTLEPGVQGELCTRGYHVMKGYYKNPDATANAIDADGWLHTGDLAIMDEQGYCKITGRIKDMIIRGGENIYPREIEEFLYTHPKVKDVQVVGVPSRKYGEEVAAFIQLVPGEQATNEEMKTFCTDKIAFHKIPAFFMFVDEYPTTASGKIQKYKLRDMATQELGREADAEIQTA, encoded by the coding sequence ATGCAATTACCGCAGTATGACGTCGGCAAGACCACCATCGGACAACTGGTTGATATTGTGGCGGAGCAGTTCGGGGAGAGCAGGGCCCTGGAATATCACAGCATGGGCCTCAGTTATACGTACCGCGAATTCCGGGAGGTCTGCAATGATGCGGCCAGGGGCTTCATGGCGCTGGGGATTGAGAAGGGGGAACATATTGCCATGTGGGCCAACAATGTGCCGGAATGGGTGTACAGTCAGTTCGGAACCGGCAAGATGGGCGCGGTCCTCGTCACGGTCAACACCAACTACCGCAGCTTTGAGCTGGAATATCTGATGAAACAGTCCGACGCGACGACCCTGCTGCTGATCGGCGGTGTGCGCGAGGCGGACGAATACCTGAAGGTCATTTATGAGGTTTGCCCGGAACTGAGAACCTGCGCGCCGGGAAAACTGGAGAGCGCGAAGCTGCCCAGACTCAGAAACGTTGTCTTTATCGGGGAGGAAAAGCATCCGGGGATGTTTACCTGGGCCGAGATCGTTGAGATGGGGAAAGCGGTGACGGACGACGAACTGAAGGCCCGGCAGGCGAGCCTCGACCCGGATGATGTCATTAACATGCAGTATACCTCCGGGACCACCGGATTTCCCAAGGGGGTGATGCTGACCCACACCAACCTCATCGGCAATGCCAGAAGCCTGGGGGAATGTATGCGGCTTTCCAGTAAGGATGTGATGTGCATTCCCGTGCCGTTTTTTCACTGTTTCGGGTGCGTGCTGGGAACCCTGACCTGTGTGGTGTCGGCCTCCGCAATGGCCCCGGTGGTGGCCTTTACCCCGGCGGCAGTGCTGGAAACGGTGCAGGCATCCGGCTGTACGGCACTCCACGGCGTGCCCACCATGTTCATAGCCGAGCTGGAGGAGATGAAGAAGAAGCACTATGACACCTCCCGTCTCCGGACGGGCATTATGGCCGGTTCGCCCTGTCCCATTGAGGTGATGAAGCAGGTGGTCAGTGACATGGGGGCCAGCGAGATGACCATTGTCTACGGTCAGACCGAGGCCTCGCCGGGGATCACCCAGACCCGGACCTCCGACTCCCTTGAGCGTCGGGTCAGCACGGTGGGGCGTGCCCTGCCCGAGGTGGAAGTCAGAATCGCAGACCCGGTAACGGGCGATACCCTTGAACCGGGCGTCCAGGGTGAACTCTGTACCCGTGGCTATCACGTCATGAAAGGATATTACAAAAATCCCGACGCCACGGCAAATGCCATTGACGCTGACGGGTGGCTTCACACCGGTGACCTGGCCATCATGGATGAACAGGGATACTGCAAAATCACAGGTCGGATCAAGGATATGATCATCCGGGGCGGCGAGAATATCTATCCCCGTGAGATTGAGGAATTCCTCTACACCCACCCCAAGGTCAAGGATGTTCAGGTGGTCGGTGTGCCCAGCCGGAAATACGGTGAAGAGGTGGCGGCCTTTATCCAGCTCGTACCGGGCGAACAGGCGACGAATGAGGAGATGAAGACGTTTTGCACGGATAAGATCGCGTTTCACAAGATCCCGGCTTTTTTCATGTTTGTCGATGAGTATCCCACCACTGCCAGCGGCAAAATTCAGAAATACAAGCTGAGGGATATGGCGACGCAGGAACTGGGGCGGGAGGCCGACGCCGAAATTCAGACCGCCTGA
- a CDS encoding acyl--CoA ligase family protein, protein MSQNSAYYDVLTPVHFISRAAAVYDDKIAVIYNDQQYSYTEFYRRVCRLASALKQIGVGKGDKVAFICPNTPPMLEAHYAVPMIGAALVSVNIRLSAGEIGYIIDHSDAKALFVDNEFANTVTPVLDEIPKVKTFVNICDISDEKPLNGMEYEEFLATGSDAPVDVDVDDEYQVATINYTSGTTGRPKGVMYHHRGAYLNALGEQLEFGTNVRSIYLWTLPMFHCNGWCFTWGITAMGATHLCLRKVVPEEIYRLIETAGVTHLCAAPTILIGMSTYAVDNNITLDHPLEIMTAGAPPAPTVIQNMESIGANITQTYGLTEVFGPHSVCQWQAKWDELPLEERARIKARQGVPYIIAMYMDVIHPENMEPVPRDGETIGEIAMRGNNVMLGYYKDPEATAEAFRGGWFHSGDLAVMHPNNYAQIMDRKKDIIISGGENISTVEVENVIYRHPDVLEVAVVSVPDEKWGEVAKAFVVPRPGTDPKAEDIISFCKENLARFKAPKFVEFGELPKTATGKIQKFKLRDKEWAGRERKVN, encoded by the coding sequence ATGTCTCAAAACAGTGCGTACTACGATGTCCTGACCCCGGTCCATTTTATCAGCCGCGCCGCAGCCGTCTATGACGATAAGATCGCGGTGATCTATAATGATCAGCAGTACAGCTACACGGAATTTTACAGGCGCGTCTGCCGTCTGGCCAGCGCGCTGAAACAGATCGGCGTGGGCAAGGGCGACAAGGTGGCCTTTATCTGTCCCAACACGCCGCCGATGCTGGAGGCCCACTATGCCGTGCCCATGATCGGGGCTGCGCTGGTCAGCGTCAATATCCGGCTGTCTGCCGGTGAGATCGGATACATCATTGACCATTCGGACGCCAAAGCCCTTTTTGTGGACAACGAATTTGCAAACACGGTCACCCCTGTTCTGGACGAGATTCCGAAGGTGAAAACCTTTGTCAACATCTGCGATATCAGTGATGAGAAGCCGCTGAACGGCATGGAATACGAGGAATTTCTTGCGACCGGCTCCGATGCGCCCGTTGACGTGGATGTGGACGATGAATACCAGGTGGCGACCATCAACTACACCAGCGGCACGACCGGGCGGCCCAAGGGGGTCATGTACCATCACCGGGGCGCGTATCTGAACGCCCTGGGCGAGCAGCTGGAATTCGGGACCAATGTCCGTTCGATCTATCTGTGGACCCTGCCCATGTTTCACTGCAACGGCTGGTGCTTCACCTGGGGGATCACCGCAATGGGGGCCACCCACCTCTGCCTGCGCAAGGTGGTACCGGAAGAGATCTACCGGCTGATTGAAACGGCCGGTGTGACCCACCTGTGCGCCGCGCCCACCATTCTGATCGGCATGTCCACCTATGCGGTGGATAACAATATCACACTGGATCATCCCCTTGAGATTATGACGGCCGGTGCGCCGCCCGCGCCCACGGTGATCCAGAACATGGAGAGCATCGGGGCCAATATCACCCAGACCTACGGACTGACCGAGGTCTTCGGTCCCCACAGCGTCTGCCAGTGGCAGGCCAAATGGGACGAGCTCCCCCTTGAGGAGCGTGCCCGGATTAAAGCCCGTCAGGGGGTTCCCTATATTATCGCCATGTATATGGATGTGATTCATCCGGAAAACATGGAGCCGGTGCCGCGCGACGGCGAGACCATCGGCGAGATCGCCATGCGGGGCAACAACGTGATGCTCGGCTATTACAAGGATCCCGAGGCCACGGCCGAGGCCTTCAGGGGCGGCTGGTTTCACAGCGGAGACTTGGCGGTGATGCACCCCAACAACTACGCCCAGATCATGGACCGCAAGAAGGACATCATCATCAGCGGGGGCGAGAATATTTCCACGGTCGAGGTGGAAAATGTGATTTATCGGCACCCGGATGTCCTGGAGGTTGCGGTGGTGTCGGTGCCAGATGAAAAATGGGGCGAAGTGGCCAAGGCCTTTGTGGTGCCCCGGCCGGGAACCGATCCCAAAGCTGAGGATATCATCAGTTTCTGCAAGGAAAACCTGGCGCGCTTTAAAGCGCCCAAGTTCGTCGAATTCGGCGAGCTGCCCAAGACCGCTACCGGCAAGATCCAGAAGTTCAAGCTGCGCGACAAAGAGTGGGCAGGGCGGGAGCGTAAAGTGAACTAA
- a CDS encoding acyl-CoA dehydrogenase family protein has translation MDFDLTKEQEMVRKEVRKFAQTEIAPVAIELDEKEEFSVNLTRKMGEIGLFGMFVPEEFGGQEMDYISYIIAVEEVARIDGSQAATVAAGNSLGIGPLYYFGTEAQKKKYLPKLCSGEGLWGFGLTEPTAGSDAGGSKTTAVRDGNEWVINGSKIFITNAACDMSLGVTVQAVTGTRPSGKPEYTCFIVEHGTKGFKAVPMHKKMMWRSSNTAELYFDDVRVPEANILGKPGDGFHQMLKTLDGGRLSIGAMGLGGAQGAYDLALKYARQREQFGQPISKFQAVAFKLADCAMELECARNLMYKACWLRNKKRPFEREAAMAKLYCSELMGRVVNHAVQIHGGYGLMKEYDVERFYRDQKLLDIGEGTSEVQRIVISRYIGC, from the coding sequence GTGGATTTCGATTTAACCAAAGAACAGGAAATGGTCCGCAAAGAGGTCCGCAAGTTTGCCCAGACCGAAATCGCACCGGTTGCCATTGAACTGGACGAAAAAGAGGAATTTTCTGTCAATCTGACCCGGAAAATGGGCGAAATCGGTCTGTTCGGCATGTTCGTGCCGGAAGAGTTCGGTGGGCAGGAGATGGATTATATCTCCTATATCATTGCGGTTGAAGAGGTTGCGCGGATTGACGGTTCCCAGGCAGCCACCGTTGCGGCGGGAAATTCCCTGGGCATCGGGCCGCTTTACTATTTCGGGACCGAGGCGCAGAAGAAAAAATACCTGCCCAAACTTTGCAGCGGAGAGGGCCTGTGGGGGTTCGGCCTCACAGAGCCGACCGCCGGTTCGGATGCGGGCGGCAGCAAGACCACTGCCGTCAGAGACGGAAATGAGTGGGTGATCAACGGCTCCAAGATCTTCATCACCAACGCGGCCTGTGACATGTCGCTGGGGGTGACGGTTCAGGCCGTGACCGGTACGCGCCCCAGTGGCAAGCCCGAATACACCTGCTTTATCGTGGAACATGGCACAAAGGGGTTTAAGGCCGTGCCCATGCACAAAAAGATGATGTGGCGGTCGTCCAATACGGCAGAGCTCTATTTCGACGATGTGCGGGTTCCCGAAGCCAATATTCTCGGCAAGCCCGGAGACGGATTTCACCAGATGCTCAAAACCCTGGACGGCGGCAGGCTTTCCATCGGGGCCATGGGGCTGGGCGGGGCGCAGGGCGCGTATGATCTGGCCCTGAAGTACGCCCGGCAGCGGGAACAGTTCGGGCAGCCCATCAGCAAGTTTCAGGCCGTGGCCTTCAAGCTGGCCGACTGCGCCATGGAACTCGAATGCGCCCGGAACCTGATGTACAAAGCCTGCTGGCTGAGGAACAAAAAGCGCCCCTTTGAAAGAGAGGCGGCCATGGCCAAGCTGTACTGTTCGGAGCTTATGGGCCGGGTGGTCAACCATGCGGTTCAGATTCACGGCGGGTATGGCCTGATGAAAGAGTATGATGTGGAGCGGTTCTACAGAGATCAGAAGCTGCTGGATATCGGTGAGGGAACCTCCGAGGTTCAGCGGATTGTCATCTCCCGGTATATTGGCTGCTGA
- a CDS encoding enoyl-CoA hydratase-related protein → MSDSVLQVEQQDQVAILTLNRPTVMNSFNFDLLRALRDQVEALRFNPDIRVLIITGSGERAFCAGADLKERATLSPVQVKEFIFTIRNLFTAIEQLPKPVIAGVNGIALGGGTELALACDIRIAAMTASMGLTETRLAIIPGAGGTQRLPRLVGKGKAKELIFTGRRVDASEALDIGLVNQICERESLPDECLKMAAMICETGPVAIEQAKYAINYGLETDLSTGLAIESNAYWVTIPTRDRLEGLAAFREKRKPVYKGE, encoded by the coding sequence ATGAGTGACAGCGTGCTTCAGGTGGAACAGCAGGATCAGGTGGCAATTCTGACGCTGAACCGACCCACGGTTATGAATTCATTTAATTTTGATCTGCTCCGCGCCCTGAGAGATCAGGTGGAGGCCCTGCGCTTCAATCCCGATATCCGGGTGCTGATCATCACCGGTTCCGGGGAAAGGGCCTTCTGCGCCGGGGCCGACCTCAAGGAACGGGCCACCCTTTCGCCGGTTCAGGTGAAGGAATTTATCTTCACCATCCGCAATCTCTTTACGGCCATCGAACAGCTTCCCAAGCCCGTGATCGCCGGGGTCAACGGCATTGCCCTGGGCGGCGGCACGGAGCTGGCCCTGGCCTGCGACATCCGCATTGCGGCCATGACCGCCTCGATGGGGCTGACGGAAACCCGGCTGGCGATTATTCCCGGGGCCGGGGGAACCCAGCGGCTGCCCCGGCTGGTGGGCAAGGGCAAGGCCAAGGAACTGATCTTCACCGGCAGACGGGTGGATGCCTCGGAAGCCCTGGACATCGGCCTGGTCAATCAGATCTGCGAGCGGGAATCCCTGCCGGATGAGTGTCTGAAAATGGCCGCCATGATCTGCGAAACCGGTCCCGTTGCCATTGAGCAGGCCAAATATGCGATCAATTATGGCCTTGAGACCGATCTGAGCACGGGGCTGGCCATCGAATCCAACGCCTACTGGGTGACGATCCCCACCAGAGACCGGCTGGAAGGGCTTGCGGCCTTTCGGGAGAAGAGAAAGCCGGTTTACAAAGGGGAATAA